Genomic DNA from Polycladomyces subterraneus:
GGCAATACTGGTTTTGCGCACCACGATCACATCCAATTTTCCGTCGTTCAAATCCGCTTTCGGAGCCAACTGTTCAAATCCACCCACCGATCGGGTATTGGCCACCATCATCAACAAAATGTCTTCCTCCCATTGTCGGCCGTCCGCCTCAATGCAAACCGGAAACGAACGCGACAATGATCCTATTTTCTCCAGTCCTTTCAAATAATAAGCCAATGGGCCAACCAGCGTTTTCAATCTGCTGGGCGCCTCGTAGGTGACGGCCGTCACGTCACCGACTGCCGCCACGTTGACAAACAGCCGTTCTCCCACACGCCCCGCATCCACTGTCCGCACGAATCCATCACCAATCACGTCGCACGCCCGTAACAAGTCACGGGGTAACCCCATACCACGCGCAAAATCGTTGGTCGTGCCACACGGCAAAACACCCAGAATCGGACGGTACGGACCTTGTGATATGCCGGTGACTACTTCATGCACCGTCCCGTCTCCTCCAGCAGCGATCACCACGTCAAACCCGCGTTCTGACGCCTGCCGCGCCGCAATGGTCGCCTGACCCGGTTCTCGCGTCGCGTGACAGGACGTTTCCAA
This window encodes:
- a CDS encoding YegS/Rv2252/BmrU family lipid kinase, whose product is MYRRARLIYNPTAGREMFVRQLPRILERLERAGLETSCHATREPGQATIAARQASERGFDVVIAAGGDGTVHEVVTGISQGPYRPILGVLPCGTTNDFARGMGLPRDLLRACDVIGDGFVRTVDAGRVGERLFVNVAAVGDVTAVTYEAPSRLKTLVGPLAYYLKGLEKIGSLSRSFPVCIEADGRQWEEDILLMMVANTRSVGGFEQLAPKADLNDGKLDVIVVRKTSIADLIPLVRIARKGGHIYDPSVLYFQARRLYVESDEPLRWNLDGELGGILPGICESLPGHLRVLCPRPAAKGSNNAG